A region from the Acomys russatus chromosome 24, mAcoRus1.1, whole genome shotgun sequence genome encodes:
- the LOC127207160 gene encoding olfactory receptor 8K5-like: protein MGQQNATMPTEFLLRGVTQRNELKLPLFVVFLTIYMITVVGNLGMIMLTKLDSRLHTPMYFFIRHLAFIDLGNSTTICPKMLVNFVVDQNTITYYACATQMACFILFIVSELSILSSMAYDRYVAICNPLLYSAIMSQRRCQVLVGIPYVYSTFQALLFPVKYFTLTFCGANIINHFYCDVVPLLPLICSHVQETELLTILFSAFNLISSLLVVLLSYMLILLTICRMSSAEGRKKAFSTCGSHMTVVVVFYGSLLFMYVQPESSHSFETDKLASVFYTLVIPMLNPLIYSLRNKEVKNAFHRVFKNL, encoded by the coding sequence ATGGGCCAACAAAACGCAACAATGCCAACAGAGTTCCTCCTTAGGGgagtcacacagagaaatgagCTGAAACTTCCTCTGTTTGTAGTCTTCCTAACCATCTACATGATCACGGTGGTGGGAAACCTGGGCATGATCATGTTAACCAAGCTGGACTCTCGCCTACACACTCCTATGTACTTTTTTATCAGACACCTTGCTTTCATTGATCTTGGAAATTCCACCACCATCTGCCCCAAGATGCTAGTGAATTTTGTTGTGGATCAAAACACTATAACCTACTATGCTTGTGCCACACAGATGGCATGTTTTATTCTGTTCATAGTCAGTGAACTTTCTATCTTGTCCtccatggcctatgaccgctatgtggccatctgcaaccCTCTGCTCTACAGTGCAATCATGTCTCAGAGACGGTGTCAAGTGCTTGTTGGCATTCCATATGTGTATAGTACCTTCCAGGCTCTTCTGTTCCCTGTTAAGTATTTTACATTGACCTTCTGTGGGGCTAATATCATAAACCATTTCTATTGTGATGTTGTCCCTTTGCTGCCTTTGATCTGTTCACATGTACAAGAGACAGAATTGTTGACTATATTGTTTTCAgcctttaatttaatttcttctcttcttgtaGTTCTTTTGTCCTACATGCTGATTTTGTTAACCATATGTCGAATGAGTTCTGCAGAAGGCAGGAAAAAAGCTTTCTCCACTTGTGGCTCCCATATGACTGTGGTGGTGGTCTTCTATGGATCTCTACTCTTCATGTATGTGCAGCCTGAATCATCTCACTCGTTTGAAACTGACAAATTGGCATCTGTGTTTTATACTTTGGTGATCCCCATGCTTAACCCTTTGATTTACAGTTTGAGGAACAAAGAGGTGAAAAATGCTTTTCATAGAGTCTTTAAGAATCTATGA
- the LOC127207189 gene encoding olfactory receptor 8K5-like — protein MRQKNTTSLPVFILMGITLNTELQLPLFAVFFIIYAVTVVGNLGMIILTKLDSRLHTPMYFFIRHLAFIDLGNSTTICPKMLVDFVGDQKTISFYACATQLSFFLLFIISEFFILSAMAYDRYVAICSPLLYSVIMSQRVCNVLVGIPYLYSTFQALLFTSKIFTLTFCGSNIISHFYCDDVFLLPLLCSNDEEIQLLIILFSALNLISSLLVVLASYVMILLAICHMHSAQGRKKAFSTCGSHLTVVAVFYGTLLFMYLQPKSTHSLENDKIASLFYTLVIPILNPLSTV, from the coding sequence ATGAGGCAAAAGAACACAACATCACTGCCTGTGTTCATCTTGATGGGAATCACACTGAACACAGAGCTTCAACTTCCGTTGTTTGCAGTCTTCTTCATCATCTATGCGGTCACTGTGGTGGGAAACCTGGGCATGATCATTCTGACTAAGCTGGACTCTCGCCTACACACCCCTATGTACTTTTTCATCAGGCACCTAGCTTTCATTGATCTTGGAAATTCCACCACCATCTGCCCCAAGATGCTGGTGGATTTTGTTGGGGATCAGAAAACCATTTCTTTCTACGCGTGTGCCACACAGTTatcattctttcttctgtttattatCAGCGAATTCTTTATCTTGTCAGCAATGGcatatgaccgctatgtggccatctgcagcCCTCTGCTGTACAGTGTGATCATGTCTCAGAGAGTTTGCAATGTGCTTGTGGGCATTCCATACCTCTACAGCACCTTCCAGGCTCTGCTGTTCACCAGTAAGATTTTCACACTCACTTTCTGTGGCTCCAACATCATCAGCCATTTCTACTGTGATGATGTTTTCCTGTTGCCTTTATTGTGCTCAAATGATGAAGAAATACAATTGCTGATCATATTGTTTTCAGCACTGAATTTGATCTCCTCTCTTCTGGTAGTCCTTGCATCATACGTTATGATACTGCTGGCCATTTGTCATATGCATTCTgcacaaggcagaaagaaagctTTCTCTACCTGTGGGTCTCATCTGACAGTGGTTGCGGTGTTCTATGGGACTCTGCTTTTTATGTACTTGCAGCCTAAATCCACTCACTCCCtagaaaatgataaaatagcCTCTTTGTTTTACACTTTAGTGATCCCCATTCTTAACCCCTTATCTACAGTTTAA